One genomic window of Leptotrichia shahii includes the following:
- a CDS encoding DNA recombination protein RmuC: protein MMLIILAIIINIAIMAIIIIFFIKKNNENLEKLMSSQISENNRKFDEIEKSINLGTKNSLLEGTGNIRILLAENNEKLLLRFNELGQNINGTINMNNQLLSKNHTENSQLLTESMNNAIQKLSMGLSENNTVLTGVMTENNNQLIKNINENFEKLNQKMENRLDFMNIKVEERLSKGFEETTKTFGNVLERLSKIDEAQKKIEALSSNVVSLQDVLTDKKSRGIFGEVQLYQILASVFGEKNDKLYQKQYKLSNGTIVDSIIFTPEPLGNITVDSKFPLENYRKMYNNELSQIERKNARKDFVNDLKKHIDVISSKYIIKNETSEQAVLFLPAEAIFAEINAYHTDIIEHAYKKNVRIASPTTLISVLTVIQVITTNMERDKYASVIQHELEKLNIEFGRYQTRWNSLQKDIEKVSKDVKDITTTSNKISKRFTEISNVKFDKKSDNLFKTVQSQITEN, encoded by the coding sequence ATGATGCTGATAATATTGGCGATTATTATAAATATTGCTATAATGGCTATAATAATTATTTTTTTTATTAAAAAAAATAATGAGAATTTAGAAAAATTAATGTCAAGTCAGATTAGCGAAAATAATCGAAAATTTGATGAAATTGAAAAATCAATAAATTTAGGTACGAAAAATAGCTTACTTGAAGGAACAGGTAATATTAGGATACTTTTGGCGGAAAATAATGAAAAATTGCTTTTGAGATTTAATGAGCTTGGGCAAAATATAAATGGAACGATAAATATGAATAATCAGCTTTTGTCTAAAAATCATACAGAAAATAGTCAACTTTTGACTGAGAGTATGAATAATGCTATTCAAAAGCTGTCAATGGGGTTGAGTGAAAATAATACAGTGCTAACTGGAGTTATGACCGAAAATAATAATCAGTTGATAAAAAATATAAACGAAAATTTTGAAAAATTAAATCAAAAGATGGAAAATAGACTTGACTTTATGAATATAAAAGTGGAAGAGCGTTTGTCGAAGGGATTTGAAGAAACAACAAAAACTTTTGGAAATGTTTTGGAGCGACTTAGTAAAATTGATGAGGCACAGAAAAAAATTGAAGCATTGTCAAGCAACGTTGTTTCACTTCAAGATGTTCTTACTGACAAAAAAAGTCGGGGCATATTTGGAGAAGTTCAGCTTTATCAAATTTTAGCATCAGTTTTTGGAGAAAAAAACGATAAACTTTATCAGAAGCAATATAAACTTTCAAATGGAACAATAGTCGACTCAATTATTTTTACACCTGAACCATTGGGGAATATTACAGTTGATTCAAAATTTCCACTAGAAAATTATAGAAAAATGTACAATAATGAATTATCGCAAATTGAACGGAAAAATGCAAGAAAAGATTTTGTAAATGATCTAAAAAAACATATAGATGTAATTTCTTCAAAATATATAATAAAAAATGAAACAAGCGAACAGGCAGTACTATTTTTGCCTGCTGAAGCAATTTTTGCTGAAATAAATGCCTATCACACTGACATAATAGAACATGCCTACAAAAAAAATGTAAGAATAGCTTCACCTACAACATTAATATCAGTATTAACTGTAATTCAAGTAATAACCACAAATATGGAACGTGATAAATATGCTAGTGTTATCCAGCATGAACTTGAAAAATTAAATATTGAATTTGGAAGATACCAAACTCGTTGGAACAGTCTTCAAAAGGATATTGAAAAAGTTTCCAAAGATGTAAAAGACATTACAACAACTTCAAATAAAATAAGCAAACGTTTTACAGAGATTTCAAATGTAAAATTTGATAAAAAATCAGATAATCTATTTAAAACTGTTCAAAGTCAAATTACTGAAAATTAA
- the nadR gene encoding multifunctional transcriptional regulator/nicotinamide-nucleotide adenylyltransferase/ribosylnicotinamide kinase NadR — protein MLKNGIIFGKFYPLHIGHVDFIQQASGFVENLYVVVCSDDDRDKKLFEESRMKKMPTVKDRLRFVEKTFKHQKNIKILHLAEDGIPFYPNGWKLWSERVQKTLLKNNIKVDIIFTNETQDIENYKNNFLTLPSFENTFDKNLEIQMIDTNRNNFHISATEIRKNPYKNWFFIPKYVREFFVLKVAIIGSQHSGKTNLTHKLANYYNTTYVKEYKKEYVKEELQNNVDNLQYDDYSNIAYEHNRRIMDSVKNAEKLSFIDTDFYSLQSFSIFETGEKQPVVEDFIRHTNFDILLYIKKRADETNPGKFQDFEYDKILQNLLKENNQKYIELPHSSNKSLTENYIKSIQIINNYLESQET, from the coding sequence ATGTTAAAAAATGGAATAATATTCGGGAAATTTTATCCACTCCACATTGGACATGTTGATTTTATACAGCAAGCAAGCGGTTTTGTGGAAAATCTATATGTTGTTGTCTGTAGTGATGATGACAGGGATAAAAAACTTTTTGAAGAGTCAAGGATGAAAAAAATGCCGACTGTAAAGGATCGACTTAGATTTGTAGAAAAAACATTCAAACATCAAAAAAATATAAAAATCTTACATTTGGCGGAAGATGGAATTCCGTTTTATCCAAATGGCTGGAAATTATGGAGTGAAAGAGTACAGAAAACTCTTTTAAAAAATAATATAAAAGTAGATATAATTTTTACAAATGAAACTCAAGATATAGAAAATTACAAAAATAATTTTTTAACATTGCCAAGTTTTGAAAATACATTTGATAAAAATTTAGAAATTCAAATGATAGATACAAATAGAAATAATTTTCATATAAGTGCAACAGAAATAAGAAAAAATCCTTATAAAAATTGGTTTTTCATTCCAAAATACGTAAGAGAATTTTTTGTCCTAAAAGTGGCAATAATAGGTTCACAACATTCAGGAAAGACTAATTTAACTCATAAATTAGCAAATTATTACAACACAACCTATGTAAAAGAATATAAAAAAGAATATGTAAAAGAGGAACTGCAAAATAATGTAGATAATCTTCAATATGATGATTATAGCAATATAGCCTATGAACATAATAGAAGAATAATGGATTCTGTAAAAAATGCAGAAAAATTAAGTTTTATTGATACAGATTTTTATTCTTTGCAATCTTTTTCAATTTTTGAAACAGGAGAAAAACAGCCCGTGGTGGAGGATTTTATAAGACATACAAATTTTGATATATTATTATATATAAAAAAAAGAGCTGATGAAACTAATCCAGGTAAATTTCAAGATTTTGAGTACGATAAAATATTACAAAATTTATTAAAAGAAAATAATCAAAAATATATTGAATTACCGCATAGCTCAAATAAAAGTCTTACAGAAAATTATATAAAAAGTATTCAAATAATAAATAATTATTTAGAAAGTCAGGAAACTTAG
- a CDS encoding ABC transporter substrate-binding protein, producing the protein MFNLDDTLYEIIEKYPEALDFFIANGFEQLKNKQMLEIMGKNIKLRMALMSKKINQELFIEKLETFLKKDADIDVSLDESKADENSDLIIEGVLPCPIRIPLLEGIKEWVNEQNEKNDYTISYTLKSANLGLDWVVEKVKTGNPDKVSDVLLSAGFELFFDKNLMGQYMENGIFETHLESMNKDFCNETIDLRDPKKRYAIMGVVPAIFLINKTSLGDRKVPETWADLLNEEFEDSVALPMADLDLFNALLANLYKDFGMEGIHKLARSYKKSLHPAQMVKARTRTPEAPAVSIIPYFFSQMIDGTGDLEAVWPKDGALLSPIFMITKKSKADKIKPFMDLFMSNEIGTIFSANGKFPSTNPNVDNHLEEHQNFKWIGWDYIYSHDIGKIIRECEEEFNNDVQKSFTE; encoded by the coding sequence ATGTTTAATTTAGATGATACACTTTATGAGATTATAGAAAAATATCCTGAAGCTTTGGATTTTTTTATTGCAAATGGGTTTGAGCAACTTAAAAATAAGCAAATGCTTGAGATTATGGGGAAAAATATTAAGTTACGAATGGCGCTTATGTCTAAAAAAATTAATCAGGAATTGTTTATTGAGAAACTGGAGACTTTTTTGAAAAAGGATGCGGATATTGATGTTTCGCTAGATGAAAGTAAGGCTGATGAGAATAGTGACTTAATAATCGAGGGAGTATTGCCTTGTCCTATTAGAATACCACTTTTAGAAGGGATTAAGGAGTGGGTAAATGAGCAGAATGAAAAAAATGACTATACTATTTCGTATACTTTGAAATCAGCAAATTTAGGACTTGACTGGGTTGTAGAAAAAGTTAAGACAGGAAATCCTGATAAAGTTTCGGACGTGCTTCTTTCGGCTGGATTTGAATTATTTTTTGATAAGAATTTGATGGGACAATATATGGAAAATGGTATTTTTGAAACACACCTTGAAAGTATGAATAAAGATTTTTGTAACGAAACTATTGACTTGCGAGATCCTAAAAAGCGTTACGCAATAATGGGAGTTGTACCAGCAATATTTTTAATAAACAAGACTTCTTTAGGTGACAGAAAAGTACCAGAAACTTGGGCAGACTTATTAAATGAAGAATTTGAAGATTCAGTTGCATTACCAATGGCTGATTTGGACTTGTTTAATGCCCTTCTTGCAAATCTTTACAAAGATTTCGGAATGGAAGGAATACATAAATTGGCACGTTCATATAAAAAGAGCTTGCACCCTGCTCAAATGGTAAAAGCTAGAACTCGAACGCCAGAAGCCCCTGCTGTCAGTATTATTCCATATTTCTTTTCACAAATGATTGACGGAACAGGAGATTTGGAAGCTGTATGGCCAAAAGATGGAGCTTTGCTAAGTCCAATATTTATGATTACAAAAAAATCTAAGGCAGATAAAATCAAGCCATTTATGGATTTATTTATGTCAAATGAAATTGGAACAATTTTTTCTGCAAACGGAAAATTCCCATCAACAAATCCTAATGTGGATAATCATTTAGAAGAACATCAGAATTTTAAATGGATTGGCTGGGACTACATTTATAGCCATGATATTGGGAAAATTATTCGTGAATGTGAAGAAGAATTTAATAATGATGTACAAAAAAGTTTTACAGAATAA